One stretch of Sander vitreus isolate 19-12246 chromosome 16, sanVit1, whole genome shotgun sequence DNA includes these proteins:
- the LOC144531788 gene encoding deoxyribonuclease-2-beta-like, which yields MWRIFLTVSLLCWSADGQDVTCKNHNGVAVDWYIIYKAPKLNNIRTEGLEYLYIDPAGKKTYKDHNKLINNDKGVLANTLKPIFTKSMTDNFGFITYNDQPPPDEKGVKPSVASKFGHSKGVVMMDKTTGVWLLHSVPQFPFKRDKNNFYPDSGAAKAQTFICVTFKYNQFKKIGQHLLDIRAFPFDHQIPEGFYTELKDVRNKMVQTGNNINIQDLTSAGLTSAAGTLFRSFAKKQYKGPSGVGKLRHRRVKVLPKAKPKPAVHKTITKGHKAGTKGPSAARLVALRDPKRFVGDLYLTIAETYRTDVRVQTWGCQLNRDSSYCVQNQRQVINIESVKTDLGNGEFKWMTKNDHSKWCVADTKHSDLICIADVNRAITQYERPGGGLCFEHKEASELFKGLIDETETCRLGTITSKHRRDTDSDADCDVDDPDAMDIENDDPNTMDIE from the exons ATGTGGAGGATTTTCCTGACGGTCAGTCTGCTCTGCTGGAGCGCTGACGGACAAGACGTGACCTGCAAAAACCACAACGGTGTAGCAGTGGACTG GTACATCATCTACAAGGCACCCAAACTGAATAACATCAGAACTGAGGGTTTGGAATATCTTTACATTGATCCAGCTGGGAAGAAGACCTATAAAGATCACAATAAGCTCATCAACAATGACAAGGGTGTCCTGGCAAACACCCTGAAGCCCATTTTTACCAAATCAATG ACAGACAACTTTGGATTCATCACCTACAACGACCAACCTCCTCCAGATGAAAAGGGTGTAAAgccttctgttgcctctaagtTTGGTCACAGTAAAG GAGTTGTGATGATGGATAAAACTACAGGAGTCTGGCTCTTACACAGCGTACCACAGTTCCCTTTCAAAAGAGATAAAAATAACTTCTACCCTGACAGCGGAGCAGCAAAAGCTCAGACGTTTATCTGTGTAACATTCAAGTACAACCAGTTCAAAAAGATAG GTCAACACCTGCTGGACATCAGAGCTTTCCCGTTTGATCATCAAATTCCAGAAGGCTTCTATACAGAGCTCAAAgatgttagaaataaaatggtCCAAACAGGAAATAACATCAATATCCAGGACCTGACATCAGCAGGATTAACATCAGCAGCAGGAACATTGTTTCGTAGCTTTGCTAAAAAACAGTATAAAG GACCTTCTGGAGTCGGAAAGTTAAGGCATCGAAGAGTCAAAGTCCTACCCAAAGCCAAACCCAAACCTGCTG taCATAAAACAATAACGAAAGGACATAAAGCAGGgaccaaag gaCCTTCTGCAGCTCGACTGGTGGCACTTAGGGACCCAAAAAGATTTG TTGGAGATCTTTACCTCACTATTGCAGAGACATACAGGACTGATGTAAGAGTTCAGACCTGGGGCTGCCAGCTTAACCGTGACAGTTCCTACTGCGTACAAAATCAACGTCAAGTGATCAATATTGAATCTGTAAAAACTGATCTGGGTAACGGGGAGTTTAAGTGGATGACTAAGAATGATCATTCCAAGTGGTGTGTAGCAGATACTAAGCATTCGGATTTGATCTGTATCGCTGATGTAAACAGAGCAATCACCCAATATGAAAGGCCGGGGGGCGGACTGTGCTTCGAACACAAAGAGGCAAGTGAACTATTTAAAGGTCTTATTGATGAAACTGAGACATGCCGACTTGGAACTATTACCTCTAAGCATCGCCGTGACACTGACTCTGATGCCGACTGTGACGTGGATGACCCTGATGCCATGGATATTGAAAATGATGACCCTAATACTATGGATATTGAGTGA